A region of Roseofilum capinflatum BLCC-M114 DNA encodes the following proteins:
- the rpaB gene encoding response regulator transcription factor RpaB has translation MDKEKILVVDDEASIRRILETRLSMIGYDVVTAGDGEEALETFRHILPDLVVLDVMMPKLDGYGVCQELRKESDVPIIMLTALGDVADRITGLELGADDYVVKPFSPKELEARIRSVLRRVDKTSTSGIPSSGVIQVSNIRIDTNKRQVYKGDERIRLTGMEFSLLELLVSRSGEPFSRSEILQEVWGYTPERHVDTRVVDVHISRLRAKLEEDPSNPELILTARGTGYLFQRILEAGAEE, from the coding sequence TTGGACAAAGAAAAAATTCTGGTTGTTGACGATGAAGCCAGTATCCGACGCATCTTAGAAACCCGATTATCGATGATCGGGTACGATGTGGTCACGGCTGGTGATGGGGAAGAAGCCCTAGAAACCTTTCGCCATATCCTACCGGATTTGGTGGTTTTGGATGTGATGATGCCCAAGCTCGATGGTTATGGAGTCTGCCAAGAACTCCGTAAAGAATCGGATGTACCCATCATTATGTTAACTGCCCTGGGAGATGTGGCCGATCGCATCACGGGTCTGGAATTGGGAGCCGATGATTATGTCGTCAAACCTTTTTCCCCCAAAGAACTCGAAGCTCGCATTCGTTCAGTTCTCCGCCGAGTAGATAAAACCAGCACCTCTGGCATTCCTAGCTCTGGCGTGATCCAGGTGAGCAATATCCGCATCGATACCAATAAACGACAAGTTTATAAAGGAGATGAACGCATTCGCCTGACGGGGATGGAGTTTAGTCTTCTGGAACTGTTGGTGAGTCGTTCGGGAGAACCTTTCTCCCGTTCCGAGATTCTACAGGAGGTATGGGGCTATACCCCAGAACGTCATGTAGATACCCGTGTGGTGGATGTTCATATCTCAAGGCTGCGAGCTAAGTTAGAGGAAGATCCCAGTAATCCGGAATTAATCCTCACCGCTAGGGGTACAGGGTATTTATTCCAACGTATTCTGGAAGCGGGCGCAGAGGAATAA
- a CDS encoding XisI protein, producing the protein MDKLENYRSLVKKTLTEYDRIASQTPNLEGIDTILSFDEERDQYLWFDIGWTSRKRVRAISVYIRIKNEKIHIEEDWTEEGIATELLREGVPKEDIVLAFYSPEKRKYTEFAIA; encoded by the coding sequence ATGGATAAATTAGAAAACTATCGCTCTCTAGTGAAAAAAACGTTAACCGAATACGATCGCATTGCCAGCCAAACCCCCAACTTGGAGGGAATAGATACAATATTATCCTTTGATGAAGAACGAGATCAATACCTTTGGTTTGATATTGGTTGGACTTCCAGAAAGCGAGTCAGAGCGATTTCGGTTTATATTAGAATCAAAAATGAGAAGATTCATATTGAAGAAGACTGGACAGAGGAAGGTATTGCGACTGAGTTATTGAGAGAAGGAGTGCCGAAAGAAGATATTGTGTTGGCGTTTTATTCTCCAGAGAAGCGGAAGTATACGGAATTTGCGATCGCCTAA
- a CDS encoding XisH family protein — MPAKDTYHESFKNALIKDGWEIVRDPYTIRYEGMTLFADVAGKKLFSAQKEDSNIVVEMKSFINPSAVHEFQCALGQYILYRTLLSQIHPTYFLYLAIDQDIYETFFQKKGIELVIQQY, encoded by the coding sequence ATGCCAGCCAAAGACACTTATCATGAAAGCTTTAAGAATGCATTGATTAAAGATGGTTGGGAAATTGTTCGCGATCCCTATACAATCAGATACGAAGGAATGACCTTATTTGCTGATGTAGCAGGGAAAAAGCTATTTTCCGCACAGAAAGAAGATAGCAATATTGTAGTCGAGATGAAAAGTTTCATCAATCCGTCTGCGGTTCATGAATTTCAATGTGCTTTAGGGCAATACATTTTATATCGAACTCTATTATCTCAAATTCATCCAACTTACTTTCTCTACCTAGCTATTGACCAAGATATTTATGAAACATTTTTTCAGAAAAAAGGTATTGAGTTAGTCATTCAACAGTATTAA
- the plsX gene encoding phosphate acyltransferase PlsX has product MGSTPARIAIDAMGGDYAPDEIVAGALRAKEELDVQILLVGDPEQIEESIGKHTHSHQLEIVPSEGVISMNEEPLVALRRKKNASISVAMNLVKQNRADAVVSAGHSGAAMAAALLRLGRLPGIDRPAIGAMFPTLMANKSVLILDVGANVDCRPQFLEQFALMGTVYSQYVLGIDQPKVGLLNIGEESCKGNDLAIRTHQLLDQNPLIPFIGNAEGRDVLSGDYDVIVCDGFAGNVLLKFAEAVGSVMLQIVREELPQGLHGQIGTAILKPNLRRIKQRLDHAEHGGALLLGVAGVCIISHGSAQAPTIFNAIRLGKEAVDNRVLDRLRGQYQKTVAGLGASSGDQDSEG; this is encoded by the coding sequence ATGGGATCAACTCCGGCAAGAATCGCAATAGACGCAATGGGTGGGGATTACGCCCCCGATGAAATTGTCGCAGGAGCGCTAAGGGCAAAAGAAGAACTCGATGTCCAAATCCTGCTGGTGGGCGATCCAGAGCAGATTGAAGAATCAATTGGTAAGCACACCCACTCCCACCAACTGGAAATCGTTCCTTCCGAAGGCGTGATTTCCATGAATGAGGAACCCCTGGTTGCCCTCAGACGCAAGAAAAACGCCTCCATTAGTGTGGCGATGAATTTAGTCAAGCAAAACCGAGCCGATGCCGTGGTATCGGCGGGTCACTCTGGAGCAGCGATGGCAGCAGCTCTGCTGCGTTTAGGTCGCTTACCAGGGATTGACCGACCGGCGATCGGGGCCATGTTTCCGACTCTGATGGCCAATAAATCGGTTTTAATTCTAGACGTGGGGGCTAATGTCGATTGTCGCCCCCAATTTTTAGAACAGTTTGCCCTCATGGGTACGGTTTATAGTCAATACGTCCTGGGAATTGACCAGCCCAAAGTAGGACTATTAAACATTGGCGAAGAATCCTGTAAAGGAAATGACTTAGCCATTCGCACTCACCAGTTATTAGATCAAAATCCCCTAATTCCCTTCATCGGCAATGCTGAAGGCCGGGATGTTCTCTCCGGTGATTATGATGTGATCGTTTGTGATGGATTCGCCGGTAATGTGTTGCTCAAATTTGCGGAAGCAGTAGGGAGCGTCATGTTACAGATTGTGCGAGAAGAACTGCCTCAAGGTCTCCATGGCCAAATTGGGACAGCAATCTTGAAACCCAATCTGCGACGGATTAAACAACGGTTAGATCATGCCGAACATGGTGGGGCCCTTCTTTTAGGAGTGGCAGGAGTCTGTATTATTAGTCATGGCTCTGCCCAAGCGCCAACCATTTTTAATGCCATTCGTTTAGGCAAAGAGGCCGTAGATAATCGGGTCTTAGACCGACTCCGAGGACAATACCAAAAAACGGTGGCCGGTTTAGGAGCAAGTTCGGGAGACCAGGATAGTGAGGGATAA
- a CDS encoding XisI protein yields the protein MDKLIHYQTLIKDILTEYDRISAQVPDPDIDEVLMFDDERNQYLWFNIGWKDSRRIKAVSVYVRIKNEKIYIEEDWTEDGIATELLREGVPKEDIVLAFHEPESRKFTEFAIA from the coding sequence ATGGACAAACTAATCCACTATCAAACACTGATCAAGGATATTTTAACTGAGTACGATCGCATTTCTGCACAAGTCCCCGATCCAGATATCGATGAAGTGTTAATGTTTGATGATGAAAGAAATCAATACCTCTGGTTTAATATTGGCTGGAAAGATAGCAGAAGAATTAAAGCTGTTTCTGTCTATGTGAGAATAAAAAATGAGAAAATTTACATAGAAGAAGATTGGACAGAGGACGGTATTGCAACTGAGTTACTCAGAGAAGGTGTCCCCAAAGAAGACATTGTACTAGCGTTTCATGAGCCAGAAAGTCGCAAGTTTACGGAATTTGCGATCGCCTAA
- a CDS encoding type II toxin-antitoxin system VapC family toxin: MNYLLDTNIVSLIVKQNRQILEKINNIKSQRKSIFISCITYFEMRRGFLAVDAPKQRERFNLICQTYPIIFLDDLAILEKAAEIHANLRLRGLPIQTEDVLIAASAMVKNLIMVSNDTDLARVEGLSLENWSEL, translated from the coding sequence ATGAATTACTTGTTAGACACTAATATTGTGTCTTTAATAGTCAAACAAAATCGTCAAATTTTAGAAAAAATTAATAATATTAAATCGCAAAGAAAAAGTATATTTATAAGTTGTATTACTTATTTTGAAATGAGACGGGGTTTTTTAGCGGTTGATGCTCCTAAACAAAGAGAAAGGTTTAATCTGATTTGTCAAACATATCCGATTATTTTCTTAGATGATTTAGCTATATTAGAGAAAGCTGCTGAAATTCATGCTAATTTGAGATTAAGGGGTTTACCGATACAAACTGAAGATGTTTTAATTGCAGCGAGTGCAATGGTTAAGAATTTGATTATGGTTTCTAATGATACGGATTTAGCCAGAGTTGAAGGTTTGAGTTTAGAGAATTGGTCAGAATTATAA
- a CDS encoding type II toxin-antitoxin system VapC family toxin: MTYLLDTNIVSLAVKDNLKIKAKLEAINFQGKTIYISCITYFEIRRGFLAVDAPKQRERFNKFRQKYPMILLDDLAILEKAAEIHANLRLRGLPIQTEDVLIAASAMVKNLIMVSNDTDLARVEGLSLENWSEL, translated from the coding sequence ATGACCTATCTATTAGACACAAATATTGTTTCGTTAGCAGTCAAAGATAATTTGAAAATAAAGGCTAAACTAGAAGCAATAAACTTTCAAGGTAAAACCATTTATATTAGTTGTATCACTTATTTTGAAATTAGGAGAGGGTTTTTAGCGGTTGATGCACCTAAACAAAGGGAAAGATTTAACAAATTTCGCCAAAAGTATCCGATGATTCTCTTAGATGATTTAGCCATATTGGAAAAAGCGGCTGAAATTCATGCTAATTTGAGATTAAGAGGTTTACCGATTCAAACTGAAGATGTTTTAATTGCGGCGAGTGCAATGGTTAAGAATTTGATTATGGTTTCTAATGATACGGATTTAGCCAGAGTTGAAGGTTTGAGTTTAGAGAATTGGTCAGAATTATAA
- a CDS encoding beta-ketoacyl-ACP synthase III → MKHMGIAITGSGSATPGAKLTNQGLSERVETSDEWISTRTGIKNRRVAGEGESLTAIATQAGFKAIEQAGISPTDLDLILLATSTPDDLFGNASQIQAALGAHQAVAFDLTAACSGFLFALVTAAQYIRTGTYQKVLVIGADLLSRWVNWSDRTTCVLFGDGAGAIVMEANPGDRLLGFELKSDGTQNHCLQLAYQPKYEEIIPNLSVGQGTYQFITMNGKEVYRFAVQKVPEVIEKALFHAQISSEQIDWLILHQANQRILDAVAKRLNIPQEKVLSNLANYGNTSAASIPLVLDEAVRSGKIQPGDLIAASGFGAGLTWGSAIFRWGR, encoded by the coding sequence ATGAAACATATGGGCATTGCAATAACCGGTAGTGGTTCGGCTACCCCTGGAGCGAAACTGACCAATCAGGGACTATCGGAGCGAGTGGAAACCTCAGATGAGTGGATTAGCACTCGGACGGGAATTAAAAATCGTCGCGTGGCTGGTGAGGGTGAGTCCTTAACGGCGATCGCCACCCAAGCAGGATTCAAAGCCATAGAGCAAGCGGGAATTTCCCCCACCGATCTCGATTTGATCCTGCTGGCTACCTCCACCCCCGACGATCTATTTGGCAATGCTAGTCAAATCCAAGCCGCATTAGGGGCCCATCAAGCCGTCGCCTTTGATTTAACGGCGGCTTGCTCTGGGTTCCTTTTTGCTTTGGTGACGGCTGCCCAATATATTCGCACCGGAACTTACCAAAAGGTGTTAGTGATTGGCGCAGATCTACTCTCTCGATGGGTCAATTGGAGCGATCGCACCACATGCGTCCTATTTGGCGATGGTGCAGGGGCGATCGTCATGGAAGCCAACCCAGGCGATCGCCTGCTCGGTTTTGAACTCAAAAGTGATGGCACTCAAAACCACTGTCTGCAACTGGCCTACCAACCCAAATATGAGGAAATCATTCCTAACCTCAGCGTCGGTCAAGGAACCTATCAATTTATCACCATGAACGGCAAAGAAGTCTATCGCTTTGCCGTGCAAAAAGTGCCTGAAGTGATTGAGAAAGCCCTCTTTCATGCCCAAATCAGCAGCGAGCAAATCGATTGGCTGATTCTCCATCAAGCCAACCAACGTATCCTCGATGCTGTGGCCAAACGGCTCAATATTCCCCAGGAAAAAGTATTGAGTAACTTAGCCAACTATGGCAATACCTCGGCTGCCTCCATTCCCCTGGTACTCGATGAAGCCGTCCGCTCTGGAAAAATCCAACCCGGCGATCTAATCGCCGCTTCTGGATTTGGAGCCGGCTTAACCTGGGGATCGGCTATCTTTCGCTGGGGACGTTAA
- a CDS encoding type II toxin-antitoxin system VapC family toxin: protein MSYLLDTNIISLAVKDNLKIKAKLEGLKFQRRKINFSCITYFEVRRGFLAVDAPKQRERFNQICQDYQIIFLDDLAILEKAAEIHANLRLRGLPIQTEDVLIAASAMVKNLIMVSNDTDLARVEGLSLENWSEL from the coding sequence ATGAGTTATTTATTAGACACCAATATTATTTCTTTAGCTGTCAAAGATAATTTGAAAATAAAAGCTAAACTAGAAGGACTAAAATTTCAAAGAAGAAAAATTAATTTTAGTTGCATTACTTATTTTGAAGTCAGGAGAGGCTTCCTGGCTGTTGATGCTCCTAAACAACGGGAACGCTTTAATCAAATTTGCCAAGATTATCAAATTATTTTCTTAGATGATTTAGCTATATTAGAGAAAGCTGCTGAAATTCATGCTAATTTGAGATTAAGGGGTTTACCGATACAAACTGAAGATGTTTTAATTGCAGCGAGTGCAATGGTTAAGAATTTGATTATGGTTTCTAATGATACGGATTTAGCCAGAGTTGAAGGTTTGAGTTTAGAGAATTGGTCAGAATTATAA